GAGGGTGGTTGCCGATTCGATCAAATAGCCAAGTAAACCAAAATCGGCACTTTTAATATCTTTACCTAACTCAAAGCCAATTAACGGATGCGCTAACTCCTGCTCGGCAAATGCCAGCAAGTCACTGTACTGTTTAAGGGCAATGCGCTGTTCGTTATTGTTAAGATCAAAACCTACCATATCAATCTGCTCAAGCGCTTGCTTAGGCGGAATTCCTTGCCGCTCAAGAAAGTGCAGTATGCTTAAAAAGTAATGGGTTGAACTGGTAAATTCCATAATGAGGTGGTGGTTTGTTGCGAATTCCTGATGTCGCCTTAGGACAAAAAATTGGCGTGATGGCGCAAGTTTCCCATAGAAACTTTTATTATGCTAGTACACGTGTTGATAATTTAAGCGTCGATATTTTATGTCTCGTAGTTGAGGCGTTAAAAATTTACGCGGCAACAGTAAGCTTAATGAATAAGCCGACTTAACGAATAGTGGTGCAAAGCAATATGGTAAAAGTGAGTGTTCAACAACAAGTTCAGGCGAGCCGTCAGCAAGTGCTGGCAGAGCTGTTGGATCATGTGAATTTGTCTCGTTTTTTTGATGCAAAGTTTAGTCTGGTTCGCGCTCAGCAAGCTGGCGCTGTGACAGGCGGTATCGGTAGCCAGCGACAAATAAAAATGCTGGGCACTCGCTTTGTCGAAGAAATATTAGCGGCAGATGAAAACGGCGTGAGCTACAAGATTGTCGGTGACTGGCCTGTGAAAAATCATCGCGGTGATATTGCTTTATCTGAAACCGAGCATGGTACGACGGTGGTGGACTATCAAATTGTCTGTCAGGCGCCTTGGTTTATTCCGTCGGCTTTATTGCAGTATTTATTAACCAAGGATGTTGCTAAGGCAATGCAAAGGCTCGCTGCCTTATATAACTAAGTGTGGAATGTGTTAATCATGAGTGTTGAATTAATTTTAATAGCCCTAAGCCCGATTTTTTTACTGT
The nucleotide sequence above comes from Thalassotalea euphylliae. Encoded proteins:
- a CDS encoding SRPBCC family protein; amino-acid sequence: MQSNMVKVSVQQQVQASRQQVLAELLDHVNLSRFFDAKFSLVRAQQAGAVTGGIGSQRQIKMLGTRFVEEILAADENGVSYKIVGDWPVKNHRGDIALSETEHGTTVVDYQIVCQAPWFIPSALLQYLLTKDVAKAMQRLAALYN